One segment of Clostridium ljungdahlii DSM 13528 DNA contains the following:
- a CDS encoding GNAT family N-acetyltransferase, with the protein MDLKIQYNCLNINWDDVCEILKKAGMSYFEGKVHEKAFKNSHTTIFVFDNNKLIGFGRAISDGVYQAAIYDVAVLPEYQGKNIGRTIVNGILNRIPQCNFILYASPGKEAFYEKLSFRKMKTGMALFCNAEKMQTKGFIE; encoded by the coding sequence ATGGATCTTAAGATTCAGTATAATTGTTTAAATATTAATTGGGATGACGTATGTGAAATATTGAAAAAAGCTGGAATGTCATATTTTGAAGGAAAAGTGCATGAGAAAGCTTTTAAAAATAGTCATACTACTATATTTGTTTTTGATAATAATAAATTAATTGGTTTTGGTCGTGCAATTTCAGATGGAGTTTACCAGGCTGCAATTTATGATGTAGCAGTATTACCTGAATATCAAGGTAAGAATATTGGAAGAACAATTGTTAATGGTATTTTAAATCGTATTCCACAGTGCAATTTTATATTGTATGCTTCACCTGGTAAAGAAGCTTTTTATGAAAAATTAAGTTTTAGAAAAATGAAAACAGGAATGGCATTGTTTTGTAATGCAGAAAAAATGCAGACAAAAGGCTTTATTGAATAG